One stretch of Vigna radiata var. radiata cultivar VC1973A unplaced genomic scaffold, Vradiata_ver6 scaffold_273, whole genome shotgun sequence DNA includes these proteins:
- the LOC106754841 gene encoding chitinase 10 yields MPHSVMFFLPHDSKTKFEVDPFCLTMALSFSSEGVFLCTFLLFLSLGSEARRSPVSSVVSEELFDSIFLHKDNAACPAKNFYTYDSFIMACKRFPEFGSRGSLTTRKREAAAFLAQISQETTGGWATAPDGPYAWGLCFKEEVSPQSDYCNSTNQQWPCYPGKSYKGRGPIQLSWNYNYGPAGKALGFDGLRNPDVVSNNSVIAFQTALWFWMTEQKPKPSCHNVMIGKYVATEADIAANRSAGYGLVTNIINGGLECGLPGDSRVNNRIGFFKRYAALFNVDTGPNLDCAYQKPF; encoded by the exons ATGCCTCACTCAGTTATGTTCTTTCTCCCACACGACagcaaaacaaaatttgaagttGACCCTTTTTGTTTAACAATGGCACTCTCATTCTCCTCTGAGGGCGTCTTTCTCTGCACCTTCTTATTGTTCTTGTCTTTGGGATCTGAAGCTCGTAGATCACCCGTTTCTTCTGTGGTTAGCGAAGAGCTTTTTGATTCGATTTTCCTTCACAAAGACAACGCTGCATGCCCTGCTAAAAACTTCTACACCTACGATTCCTTCATCATGGCATGCAAAAGATTCCCGGAATTTGGTTCTAGAGGTAGTTTAACCACACGCAAGCGTGAGGCTGCGGCTTTTCTTGCTCAAATTTCGCAAGAAACCACAGGTGGGTGGGCTACTGCACCTGATGGACCCTATGCTTGGGGATTGTGCTTCAAGGAAGAAGTTAGTCCTCAGAGTGACTATTGTAATTCCACCAACCAACAATGGCCTTGTTACCCAGGAAAATCTTACAAAGGAAGAGGACCAATTCAACTTTCATG GAATTACAACTATGGACCAGCAGGGAAGGCATTGGGATTTGATGGATTGAGAAACCCTGATGTGGTGTCAAACAATTCAGTGATTGCCTTTCAAACAGCTTTGTGGTTTTGGATGACAGAGCAAAAGCCAAAACCTTCTTGCCATAATGTGATGATTGGAAAATATGTGGCCACAGAAGCTGACATAGCAGCTAATAGAAGTGCAGGGTATGGTCTGGTGACTAACATAATCAATGGTGGACTTGAGTGTGGACTTCCTGGTGATTCAAGAGTGAATAATCGCATTGGATTCTTCAAAAGATATGCAGCATTGTTCAATGTAGATACAGGACCTAACTTGGATTGTGCATATCAGAAACCCTTTTAA
- the LOC106754851 gene encoding auxin-responsive protein IAA30 encodes MGKASSSSSSSITSCRNNPSNSTASSLTHQHSQHLRTDLRLGLSISATQHVASSSSGGHWQQMQPHLSSYSQATEVNDCSEHTSFFVKVYMEGIPIGRKLNLLAHDGYQELVKTLEQMFDTTILWGTEMDGVQQERCHVLTYEDGEGDLIMVGDVPWEMFLSAVKRLKITRVETFG; translated from the exons ATGGGCAAAGCTTCTAGTTCTTCCTCCTCTTCAATCACCAGCTGCAGGAACAACCCTTCCAATTCAACTGCATCCTCTCTCACACACCAACACAGCCAACACCTTCGCACAGATCTTAGGCTTGGACTCAGCATTTCCGCCACTCAACATGTTGCCTCTTCCAGTTCAGG GGGGCATTGGCAACAGATGCAACCACATCTAAGCAGTTATTCACAAGCTACTGAAGTTAATGATTGCAGCGAGCATACGAGCTTCTTTGTGAAGGTGTACATGGAAGGCATTCCAATTGGTAGAAAACTGAATTTGTTAGCTCATGATGGCTATCAGGAGTTAGTGAAGACCCTTGAACAAATGTTTGATACCACCATTCTGT GGGGGACTGAAATGGATGGAGTTCAACAAGAGAGATGCCATGTTCTAACTTATGAAGATGGAGAAGGAGATTTGATCATGGTTGGGGACGTTCCATGGGA GATGTTCCTTTCGGCTGtaaaaaggttgaagatcaCAAGGGTTGAGACATTTGGGTGA